The following nucleotide sequence is from Streptomyces sp. NBC_00239.
CGGGCGCGAGCTGCGGATCGTCGCCGACCTGTCCCGGTTCTCCGACTGGCGCCTGCTGACCCGCACCGACCGGCGGATCACCGGCTTCGCCGCACTCAGGGGCCGCAAGGTCGGCGTCCCGCAGGGCACGAACGTCGAGTACGCGCTCTCGCGGATGCTCGGCTCGGCCCGGCTCACGGCCGCGGACGTGACCGTGGTCAACCTCGCCCCGAACCAGGTCACCGCGGCGCTGGCCCGCGGGGACATCGACGCCGGCGTCACCTTCCCCAGCTTCTACGACTCCGCCCGCACCACCCTCGGCGACCGCTACGCCGAGCTCCCCTTCACCGGCTACACGGCCCGGACCCTGCTCGTGGCGGGCCCGGAGACGACCGAGGAGGCCACCACGGCCGTACTCCGGGCGCTCCTGAAGGCCCAGCGCGAGATCGTCGCCGACCCGCCGGCCGCGCGACGGGCCGTACTCGCCCAGTCCAAGGGCGCGCTCCAGGCCGGCTACGTGGACGCCTTCCAGCCCCGCTACGGCTACGGTGCCACCCTCTCGCCCGAGCTGCTGGCCCAACTGCAACAGGAGGCCGTCTGGGCGAAGGCCGCCCAGGGGCTGCCGGGCTCCGCCGACCGGTCCGCGCTGCTCCGGCACCTGCACCGCGCCCCCCTGACGGCCGTCGACCCGTCTGCGGTCACCATCCCCTGAACCGCCACCCCGTTGAACTGCTACCCCGTTGAACTGCCCGCCCCGCTGAACCGCCCACCCATCCCGACCCAGGAGATCACCATGACCGTCGACCAGAACACCCTGCGCCGCCGGGGCGTCGGCCTGATCGCCCACGACCCCGCACGCAGTGACGGCGGCTACACCCTCTACACGCCGATCACCAGCGCCGGCGAGATCCACCTCGTGGACATCGAGGGCCGCACCGCCCACACCTGGAACTCCCCGCACCCGCCCGGCCGCCACGCCCAACTCCTCCCGAACGGGAACCTCTTCTACGCGGCCAAGGACACCGCCGGCCCGACCCTCTTCCCCATCTGGGACGTCTACCACGGCGGCATCTTCCAGGAACTGGCCCCCGACTCCACGGTGATCCGGGAGGTCCGGCACCCCTTCCACCACCACGACGCCTCGATCCTGCGCAACGGCAACCTGATCATCACGGTCGTGGAACCTCTGGACCCGGCCGACGCCGCCCGCGTCCGCGGCGGCATCCCCGGCTCCGAGGCACCGGGCGGCGTGGTCTACGGGGACGTGGTGTACGAGCTGACCTGGGACGGCGAGGAGGTGTGGCGCTGGGCCGCCATCGACCACCTCGACCCCGAGGAGTACCCGCTCGATCCGCACTTCGCCCGTGAGCACTGGCCCATGGCCAACACCGTCAACGAGAGCGCCGACGGCTCGATCGTGCTCGGCTTCCGCAGCGCGTCCACCGCCGTGGCCGTCGACCGCGCCAACGGCTCCGTGCTGTGGCGGATCGGCCCCGACACCCTGGCGCAGCAGCACCACCCGCACGAGCTGCCGAGCGGCAACATCCTGGTCTTCGACAACGGCTCCTACCGCGACACGACCTCCGTGCCGTACTCGCGGGTGCTGGAACTCGATCCGCACACCGGCAAGCAGGTGTGGTCGTACGAGGACAACCCGCCGCAGAACTTCTACAGCCCGTACATGTCCAGCGCGCAGCGCCTCCCCAACGGCAACACCTTCATCGCCGAAGGCTCCTTCGGGCGGCTCTTCGAGGTGACCCCCGGCGGGGACGTGGTGTGGGAGTTCGTGGTGCCGCAGTTCCGGTCCTTCGGAGAAGGCGTGGGCCTGGAATCCTCGGCCGGCGCCCAGAACTCCGTCTTCCGCGCCTACCGCTACTCGGCCGAACAACTCCCCTGGCTGTGACACCCGCGCCGCCGGCACCCGGCCGCCCGGCACGGTCCGGGCGCCGGACCCTCGCAGCACGCACTGTCACGCGTAGTCGCGCCGGGCGGCCTGGGTCGGAGGAGGACGAGCTCGCAGGAGCGATTGCGGATGGCAGTGATGCCGCGACGGGTGGCACGCGGAAAGGCACAGCAGGGTGCTACGGCAGGCATCCGGCAGCGTGGCCGGGCGGCGAAGTCCGGTCATCCGGTGTGGTGTTCAAGCCGTGTACCGCCCGCGTGCCTGCACGACGCCCCCGCAACCGTAACCGTGGGTGCCAGAATGGCCGACGCTCCGTCAGTGATCCGCACATCCAGCGCCGCTCCGGACCGTGAGGTCGGGGGCCGGCGGCCATGCTTGTGGGAGGGGAACAAGTGGCATCACAGGAATCCCTGCTCAAGACGTACGGGGACCGGTCGTACCTGCACGTGACGATGGCCCGGCACCAGGGGACGACGATCGCGTTCGCGATGGATGCGTCCCGCCGGATCGTCTACTCGGTGCTGGACCTGGCCGGGCCGCAGGCCAAGGGCGGCGCGGACACCGCGTACTGGAGCGACAACCCGGCCGAGGTGGTGTTCCCCCGGGAGCTGGCCGAGGTGGGGTACGCAGTGGTCGGCGCGACGGCGATGCCGACGGTCAAGCGCGGCGGGGCCGAGGCGGCTGTCGACGAGCGGCCCACGGCCGCGGAGACCGACCCGTTCCTGTCCACCACCGCGCGGCTGACGGCGGACGCCCCGTTCCACGTGATCTCCGACGGCACGTACGTGGTGGTGTTACGGCAGTCGGTCGGCGAGACGCACCCCGATGCGGTGTACAAGCTGACCGGCGGAGGCTGCTCGGGCAGCGCGTCCCGCACGGACTACATGCTGAGCGGCGGCAAGAAGGTGCCGCTGGTGCGCGACACCCTGCTGTGCGACCGGTTCCTGCTGGTGGACGGCAAGCTCAAGCCCGTGCTGGAGGTCCGCTACAAGCGCAGCCGGCACGCCACCCGTCCCGAGTCGGCCAAGGACAGCCTGGGCACCGAGGACATGGAGGGCAGGCCGTTCCACGAGCCGACCCAGGAGCTGTCCTTCGTCCGGCACCTGACCCAGGGCCGTTTCGCCGCCGTGCTGGTGCCCACCGCGATCAGCGGCGTGCAGCGCTGGCAGCTGTTCGCCCACAACGACGCCACCGGGCGGGTCGACTCCTTCAGCGTCGAGCAGGGCACCCAGGGCCTGTTCAACACCCGGGGCACCCGTTTCTACACCAGCCCCGACCCGCTGTACCGCGACGCGGTGTTCGAGCGCAGCCCGGGCAACTGCCCGTTCACCGGACGCGAGCTGGTGCCGGTCACGGGCACCGAGGGGCGTGCGGAGACCGCGATGCGGCTGAACGGCACCGACGCCCACCTCGACCTGGGCGATCCGGCGGCTCTGCGGTTCGGCGGCAGGGCGTACTCGATCGAGGCCTGGGTCAAACCCGCCTCCTACGACGGCCCGGTGCTGGCCAGGAGCGGGGAGTACCTGCTGGCGGTGGACGCCGCCGGCCTGGTGAGCCTCACCCACCAGGGCGCGCCGTCGCCGCTGCTGTCCACCGAGTCGGTCCCGACGGACGCCTACACCCACATCGCCGCCACCTTCGACGGCACCACCGCGAAGCTGTACGTCAACGGCAGGCCGGCCGGCAGCGGGGCGCTGCCGTTCACCCCGGCCACCGGCGTGCACACCCTGGTCGGCAAGCACTCCTCCGGCGGTGCGGACAGGCTTTTCAAGGGCGACGTCGACGAGCTCCGGATCTGGGACCGGGTGCGTTCCGCCGCCGAGCTCACCGAGGACATGAGCTACCGGCTGATCGGCAACGAGCCGGGACTGCTGGCCTACTACCGGTTCGACGAGGGCACGGGGAGCACCGCGAACGACCAGACCGACCGGGCGTTGCACGGCACGCTCGGCGGCGGCGTGCAGTGGACCGGCTCGGACGCCCCGGTCGGCGACCACCCCGGGGTGCGGCGCGACAGCTTCGTCCTCAAGGGGCGCTCGGTGGTGTCCGGCATGTCAGCCGTGCTGTACCACCAGCAGGAGAACGTGGTCGCCGGGTACCGCCCCGACCCCAAGCCCGCCAAGCGGCAGGCCCGGGTGCTGCTGGCGTTCGCCGCCAGATACGGTCAGAACCCGTGTCTGGCGAGCCTGGACTTCGCGGTCGGCCGCGACGGCCGGCTGGCCCAGGCGCCGGACGTGCTGGACCCGGCGGTGCTCAAGCGGCCGACGAAGGGCCAGGACTCGGAGCAGGTCAGCGCCCTGCAGCAGCTGATCAAGCGGCTGGAGCCGGAGGTCGCGTCCCTTCAGTCGGAGATAACCCGGCTGGCCGGCACCGCGGGCAGGGTGGCCGAGTACCAGGCGGAAGTCGACCGGCTGAAGCCGGGCTTCGACGACCTGGAGCGGCGATACCGTGCCGAGAAGGACCTGGTCACCTCCTGGGTCTACAGCCTGGAGCTCAGGACACCGCGCCAGTTGGCCAGCGGCCACCTGGCGCAGTCGCTCTTCGCCATCCTCACCTCGGAGTACGAGGCCGGGGTGCAGTTCGTCCCCCCCAACGGCCCCCGGACGACCTGGTGGTTGGACGACACCGGCCAGAGCCAGAACGGCCGGCCCTGCTACTTCCTGGTCGCCCGCGAGCGCAATCGGGACCTGCGCGTCACCGGCAACTCGACGTCCGAGACCGCCCGGCTGAGCACGATCGTCCGCGAACCCGGCAACGTCAGCGCGCAGTTCCAGCTGATCGCCGAGGGCGAGTACGTCCGCATCGTCAACCGCGGGAGCCGGCTCGCGATCGGTTTGCCCTCCACGTACCAGTTACCCCACCTGGTCCAGTCGAGCGAATGCCTCACAGCGGACTCGGGCCTGTTCAAGATGACGCGCCTGTCCATGCGCTCGGGTGTGGACGTGGCGTACCTCGCGGCCAAGGAGAAGCTGGACGCAGCGCGCCAGCTCCTCCAGGAGGCGCGCACGGCCCAACAGCGGGTCGCCGAACTGCAGCTCGTGCTGGCCGCCAAGCAGGCCGAACTCAAGGACGCCCGGGACCAGCTGGCCCGCCTGTCGACCGCCCTGCAGGGGGACGACGACCTGACGGTGGCGATGCCGCTGCTGGCGGTGGACTCCACCGGTCTGAGCCTGTCCGGCGGCCTGCTCGAATTCGCCCGGGGCACCGACCGGCCCGCACTGCTGGACAGCGGCACCGGCAACGTCGTGCTGTACTTCCGCGGCGCCGAGAACCAGTTCTTCGCCGTGTACTACGACACCGCCGTCGTCCGCGGTGCCCAGACCCTCGCCGGGGACGGCGGCACGCTCACCTTCGTCGCCCGCGACCCGGCCGTTCCCCTGGACAGCGCCACCATCAAGGTCGCCGACGGCGACGCGCCCGGCCGCTGCGACCTGACCGTCACCGTCGGCTCCGACACCGAGACCTGGCGGTCGCTGCCGCGCAAGGCCGACCTGATGGCCGCCGCCCTGGCCGGGAGCCCCGGCCGGCCGGTGACGGTCGGCGCGGTCGCCCGGGTGACGGGCAGAAATGTGGAGCTGACCGGGGCCACCACCGTGCCGGTCCCGGCCAAGGCCCACCTCGTGATCGGCGGCACCGGCTACGCCGCGGAGGCCGACAACCCCACCGGCGCCAAGACGCTCACCCTCACGACGGCGGGCACCGCGATCAGGCCCGGCGACAAGGTCAGCCTGGTCGGCTACGACTGGGCCCGGGCGGAGTCCACCCGGGCCGCAGTCCTGCTGTCCGCCGGCTCCCGCCTGATCGGGCTCACCCCGGGCGGCGTCGACTCCGTCCCCAACGGCACGGCCAAGGCGACGATCACCGGGCGCGGCTGCCGCTGGCGGGCCGAGATGCCCGGGCGGGCCTTCCTGTTCGACGGCAAGGAGCAGTACCTGACCCTGCCCGCCGGCCAGGCGCCTGGCGTCGCCCTCACCGGCG
It contains:
- a CDS encoding aryl-sulfate sulfotransferase, coding for MTVDQNTLRRRGVGLIAHDPARSDGGYTLYTPITSAGEIHLVDIEGRTAHTWNSPHPPGRHAQLLPNGNLFYAAKDTAGPTLFPIWDVYHGGIFQELAPDSTVIREVRHPFHHHDASILRNGNLIITVVEPLDPADAARVRGGIPGSEAPGGVVYGDVVYELTWDGEEVWRWAAIDHLDPEEYPLDPHFAREHWPMANTVNESADGSIVLGFRSASTAVAVDRANGSVLWRIGPDTLAQQHHPHELPSGNILVFDNGSYRDTTSVPYSRVLELDPHTGKQVWSYEDNPPQNFYSPYMSSAQRLPNGNTFIAEGSFGRLFEVTPGGDVVWEFVVPQFRSFGEGVGLESSAGAQNSVFRAYRYSAEQLPWL
- a CDS encoding ABC transporter substrate-binding protein translates to MLRPRAVTALLTAALLCALTSACTDGGGPADGGRPAVSIAASDHLGGAPVHVAQERGLWSAQGLDVTVTTQPTGRDALNAVLGGQAQLGVVGDLPAVTAALGGRELRIVADLSRFSDWRLLTRTDRRITGFAALRGRKVGVPQGTNVEYALSRMLGSARLTAADVTVVNLAPNQVTAALARGDIDAGVTFPSFYDSARTTLGDRYAELPFTGYTARTLLVAGPETTEEATTAVLRALLKAQREIVADPPAARRAVLAQSKGALQAGYVDAFQPRYGYGATLSPELLAQLQQEAVWAKAAQGLPGSADRSALLRHLHRAPLTAVDPSAVTIP